DNA from Aggregatimonas sangjinii:
CTTATTCTGATGGAAAACTATATACAAGAAGTTTAAAACGAGGGGATGTACGGCGTGTTTTCGAAAGCTTGGTGCACCATGGTGCCACCGAGGAAATTCTGGTGGACGCACATCCGCATATCGGCACGAACAAGCTGCCCAAAATCGTTCAAAACATACGCGAAACTATTATCTCGCATGGCGGAGAGGTACACTTTAATACTAAAGTAACAGATTTTATAATCGAATCCAATCGATTGAAATCCATAGTTTTAAATGATTCAAAAGATTTGGAAGTAGAAAAGGTGATCTTGGCTACGGGTCATTCGGCCCGAGACATCTTTTATCTGTTGCAAAAAAAGAAAATAGCCCTCAAAGCGAAGTCGTTCGCCATGGGGGTTCGGGTGGAGCATCCGCAGCATATCATCGATTCCATACAATACCATTGCAGAGGGGAACGCCATGAATTGCTTCCGGCTGCAGCCTATAGCCTGGTACACCAAGCAAAGGGTCGCGGGGTCTATTCGTTCTGCATGTGTCCAGGCGGCTTTATCGTACCAGCCGCTACGTCACCAGGAGAGGTCGTCGTGAATGGCATGTCGCCATCCAAAAGAAATAACCTTTACGCCAATTCGGGCATCGTAGTCCAAATAGATGCGGAACGGGACTTATATAAGTATGAAAAATATGGAGAACTGCGCGCATTGGAATACCAAAAAGATTTAGAACGTTTGGCCTTTACAGCAGGGGGGAGAAGTCAGGTAGCACCATCGCAGCGCTTAACTGATTTTGTGGAAGGTAATTTATCAACGGACCTCAACCCCACCTCCTATCAGCCGGGATTGAAATCGGCCCCTTTGCACTCGCTACTTCCCAAACTGATCGGTAGTCGATTGCGTGTAGGTTTTAGCGAATTCGGAAAGAAAATGAAGGGGTATTACACAAAAGAGGCCAATATCGTGGGTGTGGAGTCCCGTACCTCATCTCCCGTGAGCATCCCTAGAAACGAGCACTTGGAACACCCTGAAATCAAAGGCCTGTTTCCTTGTGGGGAAGGTGGCGGCTACGCCGGCGGTATCGTGTCTGCGGCAATGGATGGGGAGCGCTGTGCGGAAGCTGCGTCAGAAGGGTTATAATACACTTGTTTTCAGGAATACATCCGTTCGTAGGATTATCTTAGCCCTATACCCAACTTATTAAAAAATTTGTTCGTCCTAAAAAGAAAAATCACGTCATTTATTTGCTTGGTAATTGGCATGACGGGCATCGCTCTATCCAAAGAAAAAAAACGTAGACTTTATGATGAATTCCGAATCGGCATTCCCAATCCTTTTGAACACTATTATTCCTAAGATTTTTATTTTTCAATATAATCATCTTCATTTGATTATCTAAATATATATAAAGTATTAAATGAAATATCGTATTAAGAACTAGTCAGCTCTAATACCCAATTTTATTGTAATGTTAAGGGATGGGATTGAACAAGTTTATTTACGACAGATTCCATTTCCTATCCCAAAATATTCTAGGTCGTAAAAACAACCAGATTTTGATTCCAGCGCCTATTCGGACGCTTTGCAGGAACAAATACGACACCTCTAGGAAAATGGTTATCGAGTGGTTCTCACAATATTGGATATTCTGTTTAACGCACCAAAATTGACAGAGATTGGTATCTGACGTTCTAAAATCGGGTAACCAGAGATTGTAGCGCTAAAGACGCAGTAGGATTTCAAATCCCAATAGCGTACCGGCCTTCACGCCGACAGCTTGGAAGTTCCAACACTACCGTTCGAAGTATAAACTATCGCCTTTTTCACTATACATTCCTACCTTAAATAACCGTATCTTCGCGGCTTATAAATTTTTATGACATTTAAAGACCTCGGGCTCGCTACGCCCATTCTAAAAGCACTCCAAGAGGAAGGCTACACCAACCCAACTCCTATTCAGGAACAAGCCATACCGATTCTCTTAAAAGGCAAAGACCTCCTCGGGGTTGCCCAAACAGGTACCGGAAAAACCGCTGCCTTCGGAATTCCTATTCTACATCACTTGTACGAGCGGATCAGCCTTAGGCAAAACAAAAGAAAAATCAAAGCCTTGGTGGTCACCCCGACCCGAGAACTGGCTATCCAGATTGGAGAGAGTTTTACGGCATATGGGAGGCATACCGGCCTTCGAAGTACTGTAATATTCGGTGGTGTAAAACAGGGCAAACAAGTAAATGCCTTACGAAATGGGATCGACATCCTAGTAGCCACACCTGGCCGGTTACTTGATTTAATGAACCAAGGCTATATTACCTTTCGCGATTTGGAATTCGTCGTTCTCGATGAGGCCGATCAGATGTTGGATATGGGTTTTATTCATGATATCAAAAAAATCATCGCCGCCCTACCCCCAAAAAGACAGTCGCTTTTCTTTTCGGCAACGATGCCCAAGAGCATCGTTGAACTCTCACGAAAAATGTTGGGCGATTTTGAGCGGGTCACGATAAAGCCCGAACAAGCTACGGCGGAAAAGGTAGAACAAGGTGTTTACTTTGTCAGTAAGGGCAACAAGCCAAAACTGCTGATACACCTACTGCAACAACGGCCCGACGATTCGGTTTTGGTATTTTCCAGAACGAAACATGGCGCCAATAAGATTGTCAAAAAGTTGGCACAGGACGACATTCGATCTGCCGCCATACACGGGAATAAATCCCAAGCTGCAAGACAAAAAGCCTTAGGCGCTTTCAAAGATGGTAAACTCAAAGTATTAGTGGCCACCGACATCGCCGCCCGCGGTATCGACGTAGAGGAGCTATCCATGGTGGTCAACTACGATCTACCAAATGTTTCGGAAACCTACGTGCATCGGATTGGAAGAACGGGTCGTGCCAGTGCTAGTGGAATCGCCCTGTCGTTCTGCATGTCGGAAGAAAGGCCTTATTTGCGGGATATAGAAAAACTGATCAAGCAGGAGGTGCCCCGATTGGGAGAACATCCCTTTATGGAAGATGCCCAAGAAGAAGAACCGACTACGCAAAGAAGACCGCAACAACGCTCCAGAAATGCCAACCGTAACCGCTCGAGCAGCTCGAACTATCGGGGTCAAAATAATAAGAATAGAAATCGAAACAAAGGAAACAGGTCCAGGGGAAGGGATTGATTAACCGGCTTGAAAATTAATTTGGGCAACGCTACGTTGCAATATTTTAAACTCTTTCCAAGACCTCTTTTCCCATAAAATGACAGCTACTATCCCCATTTTCCAGAAAATAGCTGCCTTCGAAGACATTTGCTAAAAATGCACAATCCCCGATAGTACAGTATTAATCTAACTTATCCTTTTGGAAATAATAGGCATAAAAGTGACTTTCGGATTTTCGTTCTAAAAAGGGAAAACCCATATCTTTATCCAAATAACCAATCACTATTAAATTATGACGAAAGCCCTCTACGTTGCCGCCTTAGAATCGCATAGCGGTAAGTCTTTGGTGGTCTTGGGTTTGATGCAACTCCTTCTAGGTAAGATGGCCAAAGTTGGCTATTTCAGGCCTGTTATCGATGACGTTGATGATGGGGCAATTGACAATCATATAAAAACGGTCACCACCCATTTTAAACTGGATATCCTTCCGAAGGATAGTTATGCCCTGACGCAGAGTGAAGTTGTTGACCTTTTTAACAACGGAAGACAAGGCGATATTTTGGATATCATCATATCCAAATACAAAAAGATCGAAGCGCAATTCGATTTTGTATTAGTAGAAGGGAGCGATTTCTCCAGCGATGGAAGCATCATCGAATTCGATTTGAATATCGATATTGCCAAAAACCTCGGTATTCCCGTGATTTTAATCGATAATGCCAGAGGAAAAAACTTGGAGGAATTTTGTGGCAATCTCGAATCCGCTGTCAATACCTATATCCAAAAAGGCATTGAAATACTGGGCGTCGTGGCCAATAAAGTCCGCCCGCGTAACTTAGAGCTACTTCAACAACGCCTGGAAGAGGAATTGAAGGACAAAACGATCTCCTTTACCGTGCCTAGGGTCAAAAACCTATCCCACCCTACCCTGCAGGAGATATTGGAATCACTGGACGGTAAGGTCCTTTTTGGTAAAGACAATTTGGACAACCAGACGGGAAGTTTTGGGGTGGGCGCCATGCAATTGCATCATTACTTGACCCATCTCCGTGATAATAGCCTGGTCATAACGCCTGGGGATAGGGCCGATATTATCCTGGGTGCCCTACAAGCGAACCTTTCCGACAATTATCCTACGATTTCCGGTATCGTCCTGACCGGAGGCCTCCTTCCCGAGCCCTCGATTATCAAGTTGCTGGAAGGTTTCGAAACCCATGTGCCCATTATTTCGGTGCAACAAGGAACCTTTGACGCGACCAATATGGTCGGGAACATCAAATCGAAAATCTATGCGGAAAGCAAGCAGAAAATCGCAACCTCTATTTCACTTTTCAACAGTCATATTGACGGAGAGCTTCTATTGGAGCGTTTAAAGACCTTGGAGCCCAAGAGTATGACCCCGAGAATGTTTCAATACAATCTCCTGCAACGGGCCAAAAAACACAAAAAACACATTGTCCTGCCTGAAGGTGAAGATGCCCGGATTTTAGAAGCAGCAAGTGAATTAAGTGCTTTAGACATTGTGGATATTACTCTTTTAGGCGATCAAGAACAAATTGACAAGAAGGCAATGCAGCTTGGAATCGATATTTCACATTTGAACATTATCAACCCAGCAACTTCATCGCATTTTGAAAGTTATGCCGAGACGTTCTGCGCGTTACGAAAGCATAAAGGAGTGAATATGGATGTCGCCAAGGATACCATGCTCGACGTTTCCTACTTTGGTACGATGATGGTCTACCAGGGTCATGCCGACGGAATGGTTTCCGGAGCCATTCATACTACACAGCACACTATCCGTCCTGCCCTTCAGTTCGTTAAGACCAAACCTGGTATCGGCGTAGTAAGCTCGGTATTCTTTATGTGTTTGGAAAATAGGGTTTCGGTATTCGGGGATTGTGCCATCAACCCGAATCCTACTGCTGAGCACTTGGCCGAAATCGCTATTTCCTCCGCCGCCTCTGCCGAAGCTTTCGGAATAAAAGCCAAGATCGCCATGCTATCCTATTCTTCGGGAAGTTCCGGAAAAGGCGAAGAAGTGGATAAAGTAAGAAAGGCCACCGAAATCGTAAAAAGTACCCATCCCCATTTACAAGTTGAAGGCCCTATACAATACGATGCAGCGGTCGACCCTTTGGTAGGTAAAAGTAAATTGCCCGATTCAGAAGTGGCGGGTCAAGCGTCCGTGCTGATATTTCCCGACCTCAATACGGGCAATAATACCTACAAGGCGGTACAGCGAGAGACAGGGGCCTTAGCCATTGGCCCGATGCTACAGGGACTCAACAAACCGGTAAACGATTTAAGTCGAGGCTGCACGGTCGAGGATATCTTCAATACCGTCATCGTGACCGCCATACAAGCACAGGAAAACTAATGCGAATGCGAATTCTTATTATCAATTCAGGAAGTTCCTCCATTAAATTTCAGGTGATCGCTATGCCTTCCGAAGAAGTCGTCTGTAAAGGCCTGGTGGAACGGATCGGACTTGAAAATGCAGAGGTTCATTATGAGACCAAAAAAAACACGTTCTCAGAAATTCGATCTATAGCCGACCATCAAGAGGGTTTGAAGGCGATTACCGATTTGTTATTACATGACGAAATCGGTGTTCTTAAAGACCCAAATGACATAGCTGTAGTGGCGCACCGCGTAGTGCATGGGGGGAATCGTTTTGATCAGCCTACCCGAATCGATGAGAGCGTTCTGGCGGAAATCGAACGTTTAGCTTCCTTAGCGCCCCTTCATAATCCAGCGAATGCAATAGGAATCAAAGTTGCCTCCACGCTATTCACCAATGCCGCGCAGGTGGCCGTTTTCGATACGGCCTTTCACCAAACCCTACCCGAAAAGGCCTATCGCTATGCCATACCCAAAAAACTTGCGGATGAACACCATATTCGCGTGTACGGCTTTCATGGCACCAGTCATAAATATGTTTCAGAACAGGCCATCGCTTACCTCAAAAAGCCTGTAAACAAACTGATCAGCATTCATTTGGGAAATGGATGCAGTATGACCGCCATTAAGAACGGGAAGAGTATCGATCATTCCCTTGGTTTCGGCCCTTCGAACGGACTCATCATGGGCACTCGAAGTGGAGACATCGACCAGTCCGTTGTTTTCTATCTGATGGATAGCTTAGGGCTTTCCTCGGAGGAGGCTAATCGATTGCTGCAAAAGCAAAGTGGACTCATGGGCTTAACGGGCTATTCCGATCTGCGGGAAATACAACAAGGAGCGGAAGAAGGCAATCAGGATTGCAAGTTGGCCTTGGCCATGACAGCCTATCGTATCAAAAAATTCATCGGAAGCTATATAGCAGTCCTAAATGGTGCGGATGCCCTATTATTTACCGCAGGTATCGGCGAAAATTCCAGTTTGCTCCGGGCCATGGTGTGTAATGATATGGAAGTGCTGGGCATCCATATCGACGAGAAAAAGAATACCACTCGGTCATCTGCTATCCTAGAAATTAACAAAGACGATTCCGACGTTAAAATTCTCGTGGTCCCTACGAACGAAGAACTGGAAATTGCCAAACAGGCCTTTAGTTTGGGTTTCTAATCATCTTCTTGTTTTTATAAAATTTTACGCTTAAAATACCGACGCCTAATTTTAACATTTTTCAGTATCTTCATCAAAAATTGCTAACCACCCCTCACATGCGTAACATCTCAGTTCGTACACGAATCATGCTCATGCTCCTTTTCGTAAGTCTTCTGGCCTGCATCGTACTTGGAGTATTGGGCTCTTCTTACGGTGAAAAGGTCATCACAGAAGAAACCATAAGCCAATTGAACCTTATACGCTCTTCCAAGGAAGACCAGATAAAGACCTATTTCAAAGACGTGGGGCATTTTGTGGAGGTCATGGGCCAAAATCAAACAATCGTAAATGCGGCAAAAGAATTCAGTACTGCATATTCAAAACTGTCGAACGATTCCTTGCCCAAGGAATGCTCCCTATCCCTGAACCGCTATTACGACGATTTTATGGATAGGCTTTCCCGAAATTTGGAAATCAAGAAAGACCCCATGCTTTACCTTCCCTATTCGGTAGAAGGGTGCTACCTGCAGTACGAATATATCGTCAACAACAAAAATCCGCAGGGTGATAAAAATTTATTGACCGACCCCAACGATGGGAGTGCTTATACCGAGGTGCATAAAAAATACCACGATTATTTTGAGCTATTCATCGAAAAGTACAATTTCTACGATGTTTTCTTGGTGAACCTTAATACTGGGGAT
Protein-coding regions in this window:
- a CDS encoding NAD(P)/FAD-dependent oxidoreductase; translated protein: MVRNIQIRVSLKEEGQIGLKAKTAKHLGVAEEEIEIKVQRRSIDARKPSIYFNYKLEVYINEPMPTTGGYMFEYQDVSKAKPIHIIGFGPAGMWAALRCLELGYKPIVFERGKNVRERRRDLKAINRDHIVNKDSNYCFGEGGAGTYSDGKLYTRSLKRGDVRRVFESLVHHGATEEILVDAHPHIGTNKLPKIVQNIRETIISHGGEVHFNTKVTDFIIESNRLKSIVLNDSKDLEVEKVILATGHSARDIFYLLQKKKIALKAKSFAMGVRVEHPQHIIDSIQYHCRGERHELLPAAAYSLVHQAKGRGVYSFCMCPGGFIVPAATSPGEVVVNGMSPSKRNNLYANSGIVVQIDAERDLYKYEKYGELRALEYQKDLERLAFTAGGRSQVAPSQRLTDFVEGNLSTDLNPTSYQPGLKSAPLHSLLPKLIGSRLRVGFSEFGKKMKGYYTKEANIVGVESRTSSPVSIPRNEHLEHPEIKGLFPCGEGGGYAGGIVSAAMDGERCAEAASEGL
- a CDS encoding DEAD/DEAH box helicase; this translates as MTFKDLGLATPILKALQEEGYTNPTPIQEQAIPILLKGKDLLGVAQTGTGKTAAFGIPILHHLYERISLRQNKRKIKALVVTPTRELAIQIGESFTAYGRHTGLRSTVIFGGVKQGKQVNALRNGIDILVATPGRLLDLMNQGYITFRDLEFVVLDEADQMLDMGFIHDIKKIIAALPPKRQSLFFSATMPKSIVELSRKMLGDFERVTIKPEQATAEKVEQGVYFVSKGNKPKLLIHLLQQRPDDSVLVFSRTKHGANKIVKKLAQDDIRSAAIHGNKSQAARQKALGAFKDGKLKVLVATDIAARGIDVEELSMVVNYDLPNVSETYVHRIGRTGRASASGIALSFCMSEERPYLRDIEKLIKQEVPRLGEHPFMEDAQEEEPTTQRRPQQRSRNANRNRSSSSNYRGQNNKNRNRNKGNRSRGRD
- the pta gene encoding phosphate acetyltransferase yields the protein MTKALYVAALESHSGKSLVVLGLMQLLLGKMAKVGYFRPVIDDVDDGAIDNHIKTVTTHFKLDILPKDSYALTQSEVVDLFNNGRQGDILDIIISKYKKIEAQFDFVLVEGSDFSSDGSIIEFDLNIDIAKNLGIPVILIDNARGKNLEEFCGNLESAVNTYIQKGIEILGVVANKVRPRNLELLQQRLEEELKDKTISFTVPRVKNLSHPTLQEILESLDGKVLFGKDNLDNQTGSFGVGAMQLHHYLTHLRDNSLVITPGDRADIILGALQANLSDNYPTISGIVLTGGLLPEPSIIKLLEGFETHVPIISVQQGTFDATNMVGNIKSKIYAESKQKIATSISLFNSHIDGELLLERLKTLEPKSMTPRMFQYNLLQRAKKHKKHIVLPEGEDARILEAASELSALDIVDITLLGDQEQIDKKAMQLGIDISHLNIINPATSSHFESYAETFCALRKHKGVNMDVAKDTMLDVSYFGTMMVYQGHADGMVSGAIHTTQHTIRPALQFVKTKPGIGVVSSVFFMCLENRVSVFGDCAINPNPTAEHLAEIAISSAASAEAFGIKAKIAMLSYSSGSSGKGEEVDKVRKATEIVKSTHPHLQVEGPIQYDAAVDPLVGKSKLPDSEVAGQASVLIFPDLNTGNNTYKAVQRETGALAIGPMLQGLNKPVNDLSRGCTVEDIFNTVIVTAIQAQEN
- a CDS encoding acetate/propionate family kinase — encoded protein: MRILIINSGSSSIKFQVIAMPSEEVVCKGLVERIGLENAEVHYETKKNTFSEIRSIADHQEGLKAITDLLLHDEIGVLKDPNDIAVVAHRVVHGGNRFDQPTRIDESVLAEIERLASLAPLHNPANAIGIKVASTLFTNAAQVAVFDTAFHQTLPEKAYRYAIPKKLADEHHIRVYGFHGTSHKYVSEQAIAYLKKPVNKLISIHLGNGCSMTAIKNGKSIDHSLGFGPSNGLIMGTRSGDIDQSVVFYLMDSLGLSSEEANRLLQKQSGLMGLTGYSDLREIQQGAEEGNQDCKLALAMTAYRIKKFIGSYIAVLNGADALLFTAGIGENSSLLRAMVCNDMEVLGIHIDEKKNTTRSSAILEINKDDSDVKILVVPTNEELEIAKQAFSLGF